CATTTAACTTCCACAATTAACTTTTACTTTAATTTGTAACGTTGGAGATCAAAGCGCCTAATTTTCCACTGAAGTAAATTCTTCTCTTAAATTAAATCAGGTCAAACACCCATCACTTATCTTCTGCTCCACAATTCCTcctattatataaaatttcaacctcaaatcgcaaaaattcaataaaaattttttctgttttcagAATAACATAAGACGAGAATGAACGCAAGCGGGGAATCCGGCGGAACAATGTCCAGTGATGACTACTCTGAAAGTTGTACCAGCAGTGAAGAAGACACGGGAGCTAACTTGCCATCATGGGAGGCAGCGGCAGCATCACTGACCCTGGGATTTTTAGTATTAGCAACAGTATTAGGGAACGCCTTAGTGATACTGTCAGTGTTCACATACCGGCCATTACGTAtagtccaaaattttttcatagtaTCGCTGGCAGTCGCCGATTTAGCGGTAGCCATTCTAGTGATGCCGTTCAACGTAGCGTATTTGCTTTTGGGAAAGTGGATCTTTGGGATTCATTTATGTAAATTATGGTTAACATGTGACGTATTGTGTTGTACGGCGAGTATACTTAATTTGTGTGCCATAGCCCTGGATCGCTACTGGGCGATAACCGATCCAATAAATTACGCTCAAAAACGGACATTGAAGCGTGTGTTGGCGACAATTGCCGGTGTTTGGATACTTTCTGGCGCAATAAGTTCGCCACCGTTGGCCGGGTGGAACGATTGGCCTGAAGAAATAGAACCCGGGACACCATGTCAATTGACCCAGCGACAGGGTTACGTAATATATTCATCGCTAGGCTCCTTTTTTATTCCCCTATTGCTGATGAGTCTCGTctacttagaaatttttcttgcaaCGCGACGTCGCTTGCGCGAAAGAGCACGTCAGAGTCGCTTTGGCGTCGTTTCGTCCACAAAAAACAAAGGGGGCGCAGGCCCTGGTGGGTCCGGTCCTGGTGGGACTGGTGGTAGGGACAACGCTGGCGGCAGCCATGACCCAGATGACGCTGAAGAATCGGTAAGCAGCGAGACCAATCACAATGAACGAACTGTGACGACGCGCGTTCATGGAAAGCCGAGCTTAGTTGTAGTCGAAGATGACGCCGCTACTGAAGTGACGCTCAACATGACGCCATGTCGTAGTGGAAAGCGTGACAAGCATCCTGCTGCTACAGTCACTACTGCGAATGTTAACGCTACCACTACTACCACGACGGTTTATCAGTTTATTGAAGAGCGTCAGAGAATTTCACTATCGAAGGAAAGACGCGCTGCGCGCACTTTAGGGGTTATAATGGGTGTTTTTGTTGTGTGTTGGTTAcccttttttcttatgtacgTCATTGTTCCTTTTTGCCCCGCTTGCTGTCCTTCTGAAAGGATGGTTTATTTCATCACGTGGCTGGGGTATATCAACAGCGCGCTTAATCCACTTATTTACACAATATTCAATCTTGATTACAGACGCGCCTTCCGTCGGCTGCTGCATCTTGGCTGATATTTTATTCTAGGTAGATCGGTAATACTGTACGTAAAacgccaattttttttttattttgggttTAAAGGGAATGCTACCAATAAAGTATTGCTTTTTTCTTTCACATCaaccatttttaaagaattat
The sequence above is drawn from the Cotesia glomerata isolate CgM1 linkage group LG4, MPM_Cglom_v2.3, whole genome shotgun sequence genome and encodes:
- the LOC123262459 gene encoding putative tyramine receptor 2 produces the protein MNASGESGGTMSSDDYSESCTSSEEDTGANLPSWEAAAASLTLGFLVLATVLGNALVILSVFTYRPLRIVQNFFIVSLAVADLAVAILVMPFNVAYLLLGKWIFGIHLCKLWLTCDVLCCTASILNLCAIALDRYWAITDPINYAQKRTLKRVLATIAGVWILSGAISSPPLAGWNDWPEEIEPGTPCQLTQRQGYVIYSSLGSFFIPLLLMSLVYLEIFLATRRRLRERARQSRFGVVSSTKNKGGAGPGGSGPGGTGGRDNAGGSHDPDDAEESVSSETNHNERTVTTRVHGKPSLVVVEDDAATEVTLNMTPCRSGKRDKHPAATVTTANVNATTTTTTVYQFIEERQRISLSKERRAARTLGVIMGVFVVCWLPFFLMYVIVPFCPACCPSERMVYFITWLGYINSALNPLIYTIFNLDYRRAFRRLLHLG